In a single window of the Melioribacteraceae bacterium genome:
- the nifJ gene encoding pyruvate:ferredoxin (flavodoxin) oxidoreductase: MERRKITIDGNEAAAHVAYRLSEVIAIYPITPSSTMGELSDAWSAANIKNIWGTVPYVAEMQSEGGAAGAVHGSLQTGALTTTFTASQGLFLMIPNMYKIAGELTPAVFHVSARSIAAQALSIFGDHSDVMSTRQTGFGLICSNSVQEVMDTALIAHAASLESRIPFVHFFDGFRTSHEVTKIEELSDDDIRNMIDDKYVKEFRERGLNPEHPVIRGTAQNPDVYFQGRETVNKFYNACPEIVQNAMDRFEKITGRKYRLFDYYGAPDAKRVVILMGSGAETAQETVDYLSERMEEKVGILKVRLYRPFSSKHLIEALPKSVEKISVLDRTKEPGAIGEPLYLDVVTALAEAMASNNPPFAKMPKVVGGRYGLSSKEFTPAMVKAVFDNLKLDEPKNKFTVGIIDDVTFTSLEYDENFVIEGNEVVRCLFYGLGADGTVGANKNSIKIIGEETENYAQGYFVYDSKKSGSTTVSHLRFGSKPIRSTYLIQAAKFVGCHQFGLLEKFDVLGQIVEGGTFLLNSPFSTEETWNNLPRKVQQQIIDKKLNFYVIDGYTVAQKTGMGSRVNTIMQTCFFAISGILPKDEAIDQIKNAIKKTYGSKGEEIVKQNYSAVDQTLEHLHKIEIPAKTTSTIELPPIVSAKAPAYVQEVLAQMMEGKGDKIKVSQMPVDGTFPSATTQWEKRNIALEVPAWDPDVCIQCGKCAMVCPHASIRIKAYDKSLLTNAPAAFKHMPAKGKDFPEGYEYTIQVAVEDCTGCELCVEVCPAKNKKETKLKALNMVHQIPVREQERANWDFFLSIPELDRRLINTGVIKAQQLQQPLFEFSGACSGCGETPYVKLVTQLFGDRTVIANATGCSSIYGANLPTTPYAVNKDGRGPAWSNSLFEDNAEFGMGMRLSIDKQTQFAKELLVRLQNEIGSDLVDGLLNADQKDEAAIYEQRERVNSLKEKLAGIKSKDAEKLLEVADYLVKKSVWIIGGDGWAYDIGYGGLDHVLASGKNVNVLVLDTEVYSNTGGQMSKSTSFGAVAKFAAAGKTTAKKDLSMMAMSYGSVYVAKVAMGANDVQTLRAFLEAEAFDGPSIIIAYSHCIAHGINMAKGMDSQKLAVDSGHWPLFRYNPNNLAAGQNPLKLDSKAPKIKLEDYLYNETRYKMLTKSHPKEAKELLGLAQEEVLKKWKFYEQMASFEVAKKDETN, from the coding sequence ATGGAAAGAAGAAAAATAACGATTGATGGTAATGAAGCCGCCGCTCATGTGGCTTACCGTCTAAGTGAAGTTATTGCCATTTATCCGATAACACCTTCTTCAACAATGGGTGAATTATCGGATGCATGGTCAGCAGCTAATATTAAAAATATATGGGGTACAGTTCCTTACGTAGCAGAAATGCAAAGTGAAGGGGGTGCAGCCGGAGCAGTACATGGTTCTCTTCAAACTGGAGCTTTAACTACAACATTTACAGCTTCACAAGGCTTATTTTTAATGATTCCAAACATGTATAAGATTGCAGGTGAATTAACACCAGCAGTATTTCATGTAAGTGCAAGATCAATCGCGGCACAAGCATTATCTATCTTCGGGGATCATAGTGATGTTATGTCAACTCGTCAAACCGGTTTTGGTCTGATATGCTCGAATTCTGTTCAAGAAGTGATGGATACAGCACTTATAGCCCATGCCGCTTCTCTAGAATCAAGAATTCCATTTGTTCACTTTTTCGATGGCTTTAGAACATCTCATGAAGTTACTAAAATAGAAGAACTTAGCGATGATGACATCAGAAATATGATTGATGATAAATATGTTAAAGAGTTTAGAGAGAGAGGTTTAAATCCAGAACATCCAGTAATCAGAGGTACTGCTCAAAACCCTGATGTTTATTTCCAGGGAAGAGAAACAGTGAACAAATTTTACAATGCTTGCCCTGAAATTGTACAAAATGCTATGGATCGTTTTGAGAAAATTACTGGAAGAAAGTATAGATTATTTGACTATTACGGTGCTCCCGATGCGAAAAGAGTTGTGATTTTAATGGGATCTGGTGCTGAAACCGCTCAAGAAACTGTGGATTATTTATCCGAACGAATGGAGGAAAAGGTCGGCATACTCAAAGTAAGATTATACCGTCCATTCTCATCAAAACATCTTATCGAAGCCCTTCCAAAATCAGTAGAAAAAATTTCTGTATTAGATAGAACTAAAGAGCCAGGTGCAATAGGCGAACCTCTTTATTTAGATGTAGTTACAGCATTGGCTGAAGCAATGGCTTCTAATAATCCACCGTTTGCCAAAATGCCAAAGGTAGTTGGTGGAAGATATGGTCTTTCGTCAAAAGAATTTACTCCGGCTATGGTAAAAGCTGTATTTGATAATCTAAAATTAGATGAACCAAAAAATAAATTTACGGTCGGCATTATTGATGATGTTACATTTACCAGTCTAGAGTACGATGAAAATTTTGTAATTGAAGGTAATGAGGTTGTAAGATGTTTATTCTACGGTCTAGGAGCAGATGGAACAGTCGGAGCAAATAAGAACTCAATCAAAATTATAGGTGAGGAAACAGAGAATTACGCTCAAGGTTATTTTGTTTACGATTCCAAAAAATCTGGTTCCACAACAGTATCTCACTTGCGTTTTGGTTCAAAGCCGATCCGTTCCACCTATCTAATTCAAGCTGCAAAATTTGTAGGATGCCACCAATTTGGATTGCTTGAGAAATTCGATGTACTCGGTCAAATTGTTGAAGGTGGTACATTCCTTCTTAATTCACCATTCAGCACAGAAGAAACCTGGAATAATTTACCAAGAAAAGTTCAGCAACAAATTATCGATAAAAAACTAAATTTCTACGTAATTGATGGATATACCGTTGCTCAAAAAACCGGAATGGGAAGCAGAGTAAATACAATTATGCAGACATGCTTTTTTGCTATTTCTGGAATTTTACCAAAAGATGAAGCAATAGACCAAATCAAAAATGCGATCAAAAAAACATATGGTTCTAAAGGTGAAGAAATTGTAAAGCAAAACTATAGCGCTGTTGATCAGACTTTGGAACATCTGCACAAAATTGAAATCCCGGCAAAAACAACAAGCACAATTGAGCTTCCTCCAATCGTTTCTGCTAAAGCTCCAGCTTATGTTCAAGAAGTACTAGCTCAAATGATGGAAGGTAAAGGAGATAAGATTAAAGTAAGTCAGATGCCGGTTGATGGAACATTCCCATCAGCAACAACGCAATGGGAGAAGAGAAATATTGCCTTAGAAGTTCCGGCCTGGGATCCAGATGTATGTATTCAATGTGGTAAATGCGCCATGGTTTGTCCTCACGCTTCAATCAGAATTAAAGCATACGATAAATCATTATTAACTAACGCACCGGCTGCATTTAAGCATATGCCCGCAAAAGGCAAAGATTTTCCGGAAGGTTATGAGTACACAATTCAAGTTGCAGTTGAAGATTGCACAGGTTGCGAACTTTGTGTTGAAGTATGTCCCGCTAAAAATAAAAAAGAGACAAAACTAAAAGCACTTAACATGGTTCATCAAATTCCAGTAAGGGAACAAGAAAGAGCAAATTGGGACTTCTTTTTATCTATACCCGAATTAGACAGAAGACTTATAAATACTGGTGTCATAAAAGCTCAACAGTTACAACAACCATTATTCGAGTTCTCTGGTGCATGCTCTGGTTGCGGAGAGACTCCTTATGTTAAATTAGTTACACAATTATTTGGTGATAGAACTGTTATTGCGAACGCAACCGGTTGTTCCTCTATATATGGAGCGAATTTGCCAACAACCCCATACGCAGTAAATAAAGATGGACGCGGGCCAGCCTGGTCAAATTCTTTATTTGAGGATAATGCTGAATTTGGAATGGGAATGCGCCTCTCAATCGATAAACAAACTCAGTTTGCCAAGGAATTATTGGTTCGACTTCAAAATGAAATAGGAAGCGATTTAGTAGATGGTTTGTTAAACGCTGATCAAAAAGATGAAGCCGCAATTTATGAACAGAGAGAAAGAGTTAATTCGCTTAAAGAAAAATTGGCAGGCATAAAATCCAAAGATGCCGAAAAACTTCTCGAAGTTGCCGACTACCTGGTTAAAAAATCGGTTTGGATTATTGGTGGCGATGGCTGGGCTTATGATATTGGTTATGGTGGATTAGATCACGTGCTCGCTTCAGGTAAAAATGTAAATGTTTTAGTTCTCGATACTGAAGTATATTCAAATACTGGCGGACAAATGTCGAAATCAACAAGTTTTGGAGCGGTTGCTAAATTTGCCGCTGCTGGCAAAACTACAGCTAAAAAAGATCTCTCTATGATGGCTATGAGCTACGGATCTGTTTATGTTGCAAAAGTAGCGATGGGCGCTAATGATGTTCAAACACTCCGCGCCTTCTTAGAAGCTGAAGCATTTGACGGTCCATCAATCATTATTGCTTACAGTCATTGTATCGCTCACGGTATCAATATGGCCAAAGGAATGGATAGCCAAAAACTTGCCGTAGATAGCGGTCACTGGCCACTATTCAGATATAACCCGAATAATTTGGCAGCGGGACAAAATCCATTAAAGTTAGATTCTAAAGCTCCAAAAATTAAGTTGGAAGATTATCTGTATAATGAAACACGATATAAGATGCTCACAAAATCTCATCCGAAAGAAGCGAAGGAATTATTAGGATTAGCTCAAGAAGAAGTATTGAAAAAATGGAAATTCTACGAGCAGATGGCCTCTTTTGAAGTAGCAAAAAAAGATGAGACAAATTAA